Genomic window (Pararge aegeria chromosome 22, ilParAegt1.1, whole genome shotgun sequence):
accgcacatttttttttttatttcatcgaaaaatacaaaaagaagtattacatttaaaaggtgtaaaacataaactcttaagagttttacCGTTACACCCTGCGCCGTCGACAATCATTGGTCGTGAATACAACAAGCTAAATTCTACAATTACATTTATTCTATACTAAACTAACTAGTGATCATTAAAGTATGACAAatggcgataaataataagtatttcaaaaaatttacataaatagttatatagttGAAAACCCTGAAAAAAATTGGAATATTTTCGGTTCAAAACaatgctttaatatttttcccACGGCTTCCTCTGAATCAGatacagaattgagaacatacagaaaccgcttacaggactaatattgaagcactaAAAACCACTTCATTTTACTAGTGTTTATCGTACAGGCTGTTGGTCACTTCACAACATTTAgcagttcaaattcaaattcaaattcaaattcatttatttcaagtaggcctactttataagcacttttgaaacgtcaagtatgtatgtttgtgtgactctaccaccggttcggaaagcagattcagtgtaccagtggcgtgcacttcgcaAAAgtactgcataccctaaaaattttgtattactcataaagggccACTGCACAGTACCTAAACGTTTATCATAAATggatgggaaaagtttgtgagctagcaaaattGCGCTGGTGGGAAGTGACATCATGGTCGCGGGGCGTTCTCactgttttttgacacaatgcatAGTGGCTAAATgaggtttctgtgtgttctttattctgtgaaatcagacatactcgtaaatacactagctgttgtccgcattcttcgtccgcgtttgtgaCGGTTTTCAATTCCAAGTTAGGGGCAAAAGGGTTAAAATTGTATTATCGTAGTAGAAAAAGTCTTTATGGTCTTCgaggtttattaatttaagaatatttttaatattccatttattttattaattcacttATGATTGACAGGGGGATtgacatcagtggcgtgcatagagcgtgtgcacagggtatgcagatgatataaaatgaagaaaatctccattacgagttataaaaaacttaaagataggcttcgtaagagttataaaaaccctacccccaggtactcgtatataactcgtactccagtttatttttaatttttaaaatttcagattaTGCACAGTTATCTGTGCATATCAATCAGTGGCGTGCTAAGACGCCACTGATTGACATTCGCTGTTAGTTTGACGTATACAGCCGGTAGGGCTGTCACATTGCTCAAGGATGTcactacataaatattatttgaatagcACTTACTTTCAACCGTCAATGGCAAAGTGAATGGCAAACACCCAGGCTGATTCGCCGTTCCGCCGTTTGGCCAAAAGTCGACATGGCCAATACTAGTGGAGGCCCCGAACCAGCCGCCATCTGTGTGGATTATGTCTACGAAGTCCGCGTCTTTTGGGTTAACGGGCACCGTTTGTAACGGTGGGTAGAAGCCAGGGTATGCCGCGTCCAGTGCCGTTATCCTAAACATGAATCAATGAGTATACCTTTATTGCACAGCGCGTAGTTAATGAAAAgtagtacataatgttctacacgattgatgaattccttaacgacaaggctgcttggaagcaggccactccgctctcatctctcacaaaacagaaaaattctaatgattgttaaactataaaattatgttggacaagagcaatctgctgagtttcttgccggctcttctcagtggaatctcccttccgaaccggtggtagagtcactacaaatcattgaattttgtaatatagacgaagatgattttttcaatttattattatttatttatttattaatttatgtttattatttaagtattattttgtgtacacctTAACCCTTCTACTTAACTTCATGaactttggtaggttgcctggtagagatcgcttttaagcgataaggccacctattgtaccttttctttctttgtttAAATTGTCTTTGTTTATTCCTTTgtatatggtgtacaataaagtgtacttGATGTGATTTGATTTGAAGATGCCCTGCATTTTTTGGGGGAGTTTGTTCGGAATAGACTAATGACGGACCAGTTAATATGTAAGtttaaaatgaatgtttatGACGTGGGGGTTTATGATTGGGGGCAAAGTATCCTAGCTGCTCCTTAATTAGAGGTAGCCAGAaagctattagattttaagttagaTACGAGaggaagtaataataaattttcgtaAAACGAAAGATGGAGCTGACATTCGTATTGtcaagaaaagtcccgaataaataaagaatttaaaaaaaatcttaatctcTGGCAACGCGCACTGTTCGAAGAATTTAGTCTTCAACACTTACCTAGGTACTATATATCTTCTGGTTTTGAGATATCTTGCTACGACAGCCGCTACATGGGCCCCCATGGAATGCCCCACAATATGTAAGCCTTTAATATCCAAACCCCGTTTTAGTAGCTTAAAAACCGCTTTGCCCGCTGCATTGCCTACctgaaaaaaaatcgtttatttcttttcctacattgtaaatgatacatgttgtggaGACCTCCTactaagcatcaaaatacctgtgtcagccGGCctcactcttccatagcaaagacaagataaaaaaaataaaacgtttgaTTCGTgtgtttccataatcatttattttctccttttattaattttccatgtttattatctttatctatctatcctGTGACCTCATCCTACATCATACTTAAGGATTCcacctatattaaaataaatttagcggcgttttggttgcctcttatctcagcgaCAGAACCCTGTGGGTGtgcataaaaaacattaaatcgcAGGTGTCGGCTatgtcaatgggtgtcccacagggtaaAATTTttggtccctttctatttttggtgtatataaatgatctaccaaaCGGCCGATTGcatgaaggccgattggcgcagtgggcagcgaccctgctttctgactcaaagaccgtgggttcgattcccacaactggaaaatgttgtgtgataaacaggaatgtttttcagtgtctgggtgtttatatgtattttatcagtatttatgtgtattaatcattgaaaaaatattcatcagtcatcttagcacccataacacaagctacgcttactttggggctaaatggcggtgtgtgtattgtcgtagtatatttattaattattatttatttaaaccacGTCAGTGAAacttgtgacattgtactgtttgcaggtGATACAtgtctaatttttaaaactaatagaGGTAGAGTTAACTcggacgatgtaagccgtgctatgtcgcatgtgtcgacCCGGACCGTGAACCTTTTGGCGCTAGGGTAAATCATCGTTATCGACCCATTactagcccactacagggcaagggtctcctctcagagtgcgAAGGATGtaggccgtagtttaccacgctggccaagtgcgggttggtagacttcacacaacgTTGATAGAataatagagaactctcaggcaagcagttttcctcagtggcgtgcatagagggtatgcacagggcatgcagacgaaataaaatgaagaaaatcgctaatacgagttataaatacttaagggtaggttttatataactcttacaatgccaatccttaacttttttttttacctcgTATTGGAAATTTTCTCCATAttaacatctgcataccctttgcataccctctatgcacgccactggtttccCTCAccatgtttcccttcaccgtttaatGCAACTgcaatttaaattgcttgaattaaaaacgcacataactccgaaagtcagtggtgcgtgccggagctTGAAGTCAGTCTCCACGATATGAAAGCCGAAGTCGTACCGTAAAgtctattgttttgtaatgaaatttagataagaaataaattatttttcattttcaattttttttcaaatacgcCCTTAAAAATATTGGAACTGACCGGTTTTATGTTAAGCAGGGCGCTAATATAATCGCCGAAGGCTAAGTTGCCCCAATCAAGCACGAGCATGTTGAAGCCACCGTGCGCAACGTATGCGTTCACCACAGTGGCGACGCTACTGTCGAAAGCCGTTTCTATATACCTGTAAATGaagataaaaacttttatttcggtaacaatatataataaaagttcGAAATGGGCGGtttcgaatcccaccacgcacctctaccttttctaagttatgttttaagcaattaaaatatcacttgcttcaacggggaaggaaaacattgtggggaaacctgcttgcctgagagataatgttctcgaagatgtgaagtctgccaatccgcactgggccagcgtggtggactacggccttaaccccttcttattgtgggaggagacccgtactctgtagtcggccggtaatgggttgatatgatgataaaaaaaaacaagcaaaacGACAGAACGGGTCTGCCGTATTTCCTCTTACCAAAgtttgtctgggagagatcgctttagcgttAACGTTATTTTGTTCCTTTATctgtacatattattaaatgaaaatgaaaaataatatacatagtatttatgtattaatatataggtatatatctttatttatatataattctgctgtacgtgtgtatgtcactgaactcttcctaaacggctggaccgatttggatgATTTCTTTTCtacgcgtttgggtggcaccctggatggtgtagattcacaaatcagcccgacaaaTGGCGCTGCAGCCGGTATCTAGGTTATTTGtctatactgcaactaaacgtCTGATTTAATCAGGTACAGCTGtgatttgaaatattatttcagtgttggatagttCATCTATCGAAGGGTATAGAGTATATATATTCAAGCTAAGacaaataggagcatagcaccgatgaagaatatttaaaaatcggggttttgattttcttttgtGAGCTTACGGTACGGACGCGGTGCGgctaaagtttcgataaaatcaagtataaaaaagttgttccgctttaaaaattctaaaaaagcCTCGGACAGCACATGTCtatttttaaggttgacttttacacggacgaagtcgcgagggacctccagtttgtttatatttataaatatatttatatgcaccacctacctctcgtcttgggctgtgttttacgccatcggttgcctggaagagatcgctatgtagcgataaggccgcctaattgtatacatcgtgtaaactagttattaatatttttttctgtatttttatgtagtgtacaataaaagtttattcatttaagGACTCTTTGCCAAGGTATGTGGGTATGATTCGTCGATGTTCACGCATAGCTGCGTAGTTTGAACCAATTTGAATAGGTAACTTTAATTATCTATTACCAGAACTTCTTTATTTACTGCCACTAGCTATAGTAGCGTGTACCTAGTATTTTTAGGTCTAGATTTGAGCTCTTCTTTGGAGCTGGTTTTTAATTAGCGTCCCGCGcgttcatttattcattaattcaaacaaagaacattaatttaacaagtaggccttctttatattatactagcttctgtgcgcgacttcgtctgcgtgggcTTCAGAATTGGGCCTAAAGCTTCGCTCATTAACAAATTTGAATTTTCCTTAGagaacttcttaaggaatcgggataaaaggcctatgttcttttcgaagtcaaaggctacatgcacgccaaatttcatccaaatccgttgagccgtttttgcgtgactgagtaacaaacatccacactttcacatttataatattaagtacttaGTAAAATAACTTTCAcgcaatcgaataagtaaacgtaggtagaaattCTCACTCTCTGCACTCAGAGATCAGCGGTTAGAGGTTTGCAACTGTCAGAAATCTGCTTAACGGAAACAATTGACTAACCCATGGATATAAAACACGGTGGGTTTCTCGAAGTCGAAGGTAGGATCGGAAAGCAATGGCAGAACtctcttgattccatacgagttATTCCTTTCGCTATCTCTGTAATTAAAAGATATGAACTATTAATGACTCTCCACCTCACCGTAGGGAAGTTTGTATAGGGAGTgtagcaaattcaaattttcttaattttataatttttattagtgtttttacctacacttggaggaattatctattttttataaatttaaaatgcatataaaaatttttgaaccgacaggatttgaacctgtcgGTTCAATgcaatggcaaaaaaaaaaaaaaaaaagcaaaagcaaTGGCAATCgaggcctgagcgctttttccaatcaAGCTATCTCCTACCAGCGATGCCGAGGTCaaatcaaattttctttattcatgtaggcctatcacaggtaaGTACTTgtgaaaagtttatatatatatgtttacataattgtaagggaatggcgataacttcgttcgccaactaaaacctaaagctacgggttccaatcgcgccctggccTGAGAAGAGAAGAACCTGCATTTTGAGGCCCcgaggtaaaatatttttatttattactaatgttTTCTTATATTATGCGTTGAagactataatattatttacccaATATAAAGTTTACCAacctataataaattattcgtGTATCGCTCACTTGGGATTTTCGTCCTTGTGGCACTGAAATGAAGCAGatcttgaataaaatattaattctatagAAATGCCCAACTGGTGATGAGCAAGTTTAACTAAGGAGCATAAGGCCCCGGGTTCCAGAAAAAGCAAGGTATTCTGATCAGAAAGCAttcctggagttaggaaattggtagTTTCCGCCCCAGTGCCTAGAAGAGCACAATTAAGCTTTCGGCTTCCCAGTCACACATTAGATTCGAttgccgatttgcgcagtttgcagcgaccctgctttctgagtccaacgccgtgggttcgattcccactactggaaaatgtttgtgtcgtgagcatgaatgtttttcagtgtctgggtgtttatatg
Coding sequences:
- the LOC120633988 gene encoding pancreatic lipase-related protein 2-like, whose amino-acid sequence is MSLLSKDSFQQIKRIFMSVPQGRKSQVSDTRIIYYRDSERNNSYGIKRVLPLLSDPTFDFEKPTVFYIHGLVNWCHPNAYIETAFDSSVATVVNAYVAHGGFNMLVLDWGNLAFGDYISALLNIKPVGNAAGKAVFKLLKRGLDIKGLHIVGHSMGAHVAAVVARYLKTRRYIVPRITALDAAYPGFYPPLQTVPVNPKDADFVDIIHTDGGWFGASTSIGHVDFWPNGGTANQPGCLPFTLPLTVENFCNHWRSWQYWAESVNGGNFIARKCNTYEGFRQGKCFGTAFMGLAATPELRGNYYLRTASQEPFALGESGATLRRRGYT